A single Cottoperca gobio chromosome 5, fCotGob3.1, whole genome shotgun sequence DNA region contains:
- the tnni1b gene encoding troponin I type 1b (skeletal, slow) — protein sequence MPEKAPEKSKISASRKLMLKSLMVATAMEELEQEMEEKQEQKEKYLEEKSPPVQTGCMSLAELQTLCEELHAKIDVADEERYDIEAKVLHNTREIKDLNIKVVDLRGKFKRPSLRRVRVSADAILRSLLGSKHKVSMDLRANLKSVKKEDTEKEKTAEVSDWRKNVEAMSGMEGRKKMFDAAVGQSQ from the exons ATGCCTGAGAAAGC ACCAGAG AAATCTAAAATCTCAGCGTCTCGCAAGCTCATGCTGAAG AGCTTGATGGTCGCCACGGCCatggaggagctggagcaggagatggAGGAAAAACAGGAACAGAAGGAGAAGTACCTGGAAGAGAAGTCTCCTCCCGTACAGACCGGCTGCATGTCGTTAGCTGAGCTACAG ACATTGTGTGAAGAGCTGCATGCCAAAATAGACGTGGCGGACGAGGAGCGATATGATATTGAAGCCAAAGTCTTGCACAACACCAGAGAG ATCAAAGACCTAAACATCAAGGTGGTGGACCTGCGAGGGAAGTTTAAGAGACCCAGCCTGAGGAGGGTGAGGGTCTCTGCTGATGCCATCCTGCGCTCCCTGCTGGGCTCCAAACACAAGGTCTCTATGGATCTGCGAGCTAATCTTAAATCAGTCAAGAAGGAGGACACAGAAAAG GAGAAGACGGCGGAGGTGAGCGACTGGAGGAAGAATGTGGAAGCCATGTCGGGCATGGAGGGACGCAAGAAGATGTTTGATGCAGCAGTCGGCCAAAGCCAGTAA
- the pkp1b gene encoding plakophilin-1 isoform X2, producing MTSLHPLKSVISIGNANDTSLALPSPDRCRSGQQRVLEQVQTIRRSKSKSRLSNRTGSTSLSPTSPTYDSVFFEPSKSQSSASNGGIFFENGFSKSVGKEKSINRHSVNINQGTSVNRNTGSTYQYERGYSLGSMAVGPNNTSYSEPDMAWHRSVPKRSAPSQRLPSNNVSYRQERASTQFMTSATSQHFPQPQVAMNGTLGLTKTSNQFICSQGEVTKSLSKPPVIETAVKIRGNSGSNENSGVADISMKEAVEYLSNEDATYQHCGASYIQHNTFIDNTKEEVLKLNGIQPLVDLLHSSSSQVNETASAALRNLSFKSNNNKEQIHRSGGITETVALLKDTDSVETQKQLTGLLWNLSSVDSLKPDLLKSALPVLMERVILPYTTGPDRTNSSTQDAEVFFNTTGCLRNLSSTKQSNRQSMRKCRGLVDSLVRYVRDCVEAGNPDDKSVENCVCILHNLTFQLEAEAPALFSRITALVKTVNRSHSPSDGGPISCFSPQSKSSELESFDFPVVEDPQPNGAGWLIHSKTLQDYLSLLSTSQREETQEACCGALQNLTAQEGIVSGVMSQIIVQKLNGLQVIAPLLKSNKIEMQRNTVALVGNLTKNPNLHSALAHKALPELLGILSAGTKEGNESDDTLSMACLTSNCLFKNKPEMGKHLLNDNLINSLNHLSKNTHFPKSSKAAALLLHNLWSEKDLQSFLKKQGMTKSSFVNDITAAAHKSVQVVA from the exons ATGACAAGTCTGCATCCACTGAAATCTGTGATTTCCATCGGGAATGCGAACGACACGTCGCTGGCGCTGCCGTCCCCTGACCGGTGCCGGTCGGGCCAACAGCGCGTCCTGGAACAAGTGCAGACTATCAGGAGGAGCAAGTCCAAATCCAGGCTGTCCAACAGAACAGGATCTACTTCTTTATCTCCAACAT CTCCTACATATGACTCTGTGTTCTTTGAGCCTTCAAAGTCACAGTCCAGCGCGTCTAATGGAGGCATCTTCTTCGAGAATGGCTTTTCTAAATCT GTTGGCAAAGAGAAAAGCATCAACCGGCATTCAGTTAACATCAATCAGGGAACCAGTGTGAACAGGAACACAGGTTCTACCTATCAATATGAGAGGGGTTACAGCCTCGGCTCCATGGCGGTCGGTCCAAACAACACCAGCTACAGCGAGCCTGATATGGCCTGGCATCGCTCCGTGCCAAAACGCTCTGCTCCTTCGCAGAGACTCCCGTCCAACAATGTGTCCTACAGACAAGAGAGGGCCTCCACTCAGTTCATGACGAGCGCCACGTCCCAGCATTTTCCTCAGCCTCAGGTCGCTATGAATGGCACACTAGGTCTGACCAAAACAAGCAACCAGTTCATCTGCAGCCAAGGTGAAGTGACCAAAAGTCTCTCGAAGCCTCCGGTTATTGAGACTGCTGTGAAGATAAGAGGAAATTCTGG GTCAAATGAGAACAGTGGAGTTGCTGATATCAGTATGAAGGAAGCTGTTGAGTATCTTTCCAATGAGGATGCGACGTACCAGCATTGTGGCGCTTCCTACATACAGCACAACACTTTCATTGACAACACTAAAGAGGAG GTGTTGAAGCTCAATGGGATTCAACCCTTGGTGGATCTGCTGCACAGCTCCAGTTCACAAGTCAACGAGACGGCCTCGGCTGCCCTCCGTAACCTGTCCtttaaaagcaacaacaacaaggagCAGATACATCGCTCGGGTGGCATCACGGAGACTGTGGCTCTGCTCAAAGACACAGACTCTGtggagacacagaaacagctgACAG GTCTCCTGTGGAATTTGTCCTCTGTAGACAGCCTGAAGCCGGACCTGCTGAAGAGTGCGCTGCCTGTCTTAATGGAGCGCGTGATCCTGCCTTACACCACAGGTCCCGACCGGACCAACAGCAGCACCCAGGACGCCGAGGTCTTCTTTAACACCACGGGATGTCTAAG AAACTTAAGCAGTACGAAACAAAGCAACAGACAGTCGATGAGAAAGTGTCGCGGTCTGGTCGACTCTTTGGTTCGTTATGTTAGAGACTGCGTGGAAGCAGGAAACCCAGACGATAAG TCTGTAGAAAACTGCGTGTGCATCCTGCACAACCTGACGTTCCAGCTGGAGGCCGAGGCTCCGGCTCTGTTCAGCAGGATCACAGCGCTGGTCAAGACTGTCAACAGGTCCCACAGCCCGAGCGACGGCGGCCCCATCAGCTGCTTCAGTCCCCAGAGCAAATCGTCTGAACTCGAG AGCTTTGACTTCCCAGTCGTTGAGGATCCACAACCTAATGGGGCCGGTTGGCTGATCCACTCAAAAACTCTGCAGGACTACCTGTCTTTGCTTAGCACTAGCCAGCGAGAAGAAACGCAGGAAGCCTGTTGTGGAGCCCTGCAGAACCTCACTGCACAAGAAGGCATT GTTTCCGGTGTAATGAGCCAGATCATTGTGCAGAAACTGAATGGCCTGCAAGTTATCGCTCCTcttttaaaatcaaacaaaatcGAAATGCAGAGGAACACAGTGGCTTTGGTAGGAAACCTGACCAAGAACCCAAACCTGCACAGCGCCTTAG CTCATAAAGCCCTCCCAGAGCTGCTGGGCATCCTCAGCGCAGGCACCAAGGAAGGAAATGAGTCTGATGACACACTGTCCATGGCCTGCCTGACCTCCAACTGCCTGTTTAAGAACAAACCTGAGATGGGAAAGCACCTGTTAAACGACAACCTGATTAACTCTCTGAACCATCTCAGCAAAAACAC ACATTTCCCCAAATCCAGCAAAGCCGCAGCTCTGCTCCTTCACAACCTGTGGTCAGAAAAAGATTTACAGAGCTTCCTGAAAAAG CAAGGGATGACTAAGTCTTCATTTGTGAATGACATCACAGCGGCGGCACATAAATCAGTTCAAGTTGTTGCTTGA
- the pkp1b gene encoding plakophilin-1 isoform X1 yields the protein MTSLHPLKSVISIGNANDTSLALPSPDRCRSGQQRVLEQVQTIRRSKSKSRLSNRTGSTSLSPTSPTYDSVFFEPSKSQSSASNGGIFFENGFSKSVGKEKSINRHSVNINQGTSVNRNTGSTYQYERGYSLGSMAVGPNNTSYSEPDMAWHRSVPKRSAPSQRLPSNNVSYRQERASTQFMTSATSQHFPQPQVAMNGTLGLTKTSNQFICSQGEVTKSLSKPPVIETAVKIRGNSGSNENSGVADISMKEAVEYLSNEDATYQHCGASYIQHNTFIDNTKEEVLKLNGIQPLVDLLHSSSSQVNETASAALRNLSFKSNNNKEQIHRSGGITETVALLKDTDSVETQKQLTGLLWNLSSVDSLKPDLLKSALPVLMERVILPYTTGPDRTNSSTQDAEVFFNTTGCLRNLSSTKQSNRQSMRKCRGLVDSLVRYVRDCVEAGNPDDKSVENCVCILHNLTFQLEAEAPALFSRITALVKTVNRSHSPSDGGPISCFSPQSKSSELEQSFDFPVVEDPQPNGAGWLIHSKTLQDYLSLLSTSQREETQEACCGALQNLTAQEGIVSGVMSQIIVQKLNGLQVIAPLLKSNKIEMQRNTVALVGNLTKNPNLHSALAHKALPELLGILSAGTKEGNESDDTLSMACLTSNCLFKNKPEMGKHLLNDNLINSLNHLSKNTHFPKSSKAAALLLHNLWSEKDLQSFLKKQGMTKSSFVNDITAAAHKSVQVVA from the exons ATGACAAGTCTGCATCCACTGAAATCTGTGATTTCCATCGGGAATGCGAACGACACGTCGCTGGCGCTGCCGTCCCCTGACCGGTGCCGGTCGGGCCAACAGCGCGTCCTGGAACAAGTGCAGACTATCAGGAGGAGCAAGTCCAAATCCAGGCTGTCCAACAGAACAGGATCTACTTCTTTATCTCCAACAT CTCCTACATATGACTCTGTGTTCTTTGAGCCTTCAAAGTCACAGTCCAGCGCGTCTAATGGAGGCATCTTCTTCGAGAATGGCTTTTCTAAATCT GTTGGCAAAGAGAAAAGCATCAACCGGCATTCAGTTAACATCAATCAGGGAACCAGTGTGAACAGGAACACAGGTTCTACCTATCAATATGAGAGGGGTTACAGCCTCGGCTCCATGGCGGTCGGTCCAAACAACACCAGCTACAGCGAGCCTGATATGGCCTGGCATCGCTCCGTGCCAAAACGCTCTGCTCCTTCGCAGAGACTCCCGTCCAACAATGTGTCCTACAGACAAGAGAGGGCCTCCACTCAGTTCATGACGAGCGCCACGTCCCAGCATTTTCCTCAGCCTCAGGTCGCTATGAATGGCACACTAGGTCTGACCAAAACAAGCAACCAGTTCATCTGCAGCCAAGGTGAAGTGACCAAAAGTCTCTCGAAGCCTCCGGTTATTGAGACTGCTGTGAAGATAAGAGGAAATTCTGG GTCAAATGAGAACAGTGGAGTTGCTGATATCAGTATGAAGGAAGCTGTTGAGTATCTTTCCAATGAGGATGCGACGTACCAGCATTGTGGCGCTTCCTACATACAGCACAACACTTTCATTGACAACACTAAAGAGGAG GTGTTGAAGCTCAATGGGATTCAACCCTTGGTGGATCTGCTGCACAGCTCCAGTTCACAAGTCAACGAGACGGCCTCGGCTGCCCTCCGTAACCTGTCCtttaaaagcaacaacaacaaggagCAGATACATCGCTCGGGTGGCATCACGGAGACTGTGGCTCTGCTCAAAGACACAGACTCTGtggagacacagaaacagctgACAG GTCTCCTGTGGAATTTGTCCTCTGTAGACAGCCTGAAGCCGGACCTGCTGAAGAGTGCGCTGCCTGTCTTAATGGAGCGCGTGATCCTGCCTTACACCACAGGTCCCGACCGGACCAACAGCAGCACCCAGGACGCCGAGGTCTTCTTTAACACCACGGGATGTCTAAG AAACTTAAGCAGTACGAAACAAAGCAACAGACAGTCGATGAGAAAGTGTCGCGGTCTGGTCGACTCTTTGGTTCGTTATGTTAGAGACTGCGTGGAAGCAGGAAACCCAGACGATAAG TCTGTAGAAAACTGCGTGTGCATCCTGCACAACCTGACGTTCCAGCTGGAGGCCGAGGCTCCGGCTCTGTTCAGCAGGATCACAGCGCTGGTCAAGACTGTCAACAGGTCCCACAGCCCGAGCGACGGCGGCCCCATCAGCTGCTTCAGTCCCCAGAGCAAATCGTCTGAACTCGAG caGAGCTTTGACTTCCCAGTCGTTGAGGATCCACAACCTAATGGGGCCGGTTGGCTGATCCACTCAAAAACTCTGCAGGACTACCTGTCTTTGCTTAGCACTAGCCAGCGAGAAGAAACGCAGGAAGCCTGTTGTGGAGCCCTGCAGAACCTCACTGCACAAGAAGGCATT GTTTCCGGTGTAATGAGCCAGATCATTGTGCAGAAACTGAATGGCCTGCAAGTTATCGCTCCTcttttaaaatcaaacaaaatcGAAATGCAGAGGAACACAGTGGCTTTGGTAGGAAACCTGACCAAGAACCCAAACCTGCACAGCGCCTTAG CTCATAAAGCCCTCCCAGAGCTGCTGGGCATCCTCAGCGCAGGCACCAAGGAAGGAAATGAGTCTGATGACACACTGTCCATGGCCTGCCTGACCTCCAACTGCCTGTTTAAGAACAAACCTGAGATGGGAAAGCACCTGTTAAACGACAACCTGATTAACTCTCTGAACCATCTCAGCAAAAACAC ACATTTCCCCAAATCCAGCAAAGCCGCAGCTCTGCTCCTTCACAACCTGTGGTCAGAAAAAGATTTACAGAGCTTCCTGAAAAAG CAAGGGATGACTAAGTCTTCATTTGTGAATGACATCACAGCGGCGGCACATAAATCAGTTCAAGTTGTTGCTTGA
- the tnnt2b gene encoding troponin T, cardiac muscle isoforms, producing MEKDMTELHTLIDAHFEKRKKEEEELVTLTDRIETRRSDRADQMKIRSERDRERQNKQAEEKARKEEEEAKKKAEVDARKKMILSNLSFTGYKETQPGPKKQTEREKKKKILNDRRKELNVDHMKEEKLREKAKELWDWLRQLEAEKFELQYTQAKQKYEVTVLRNRVSDHQKVSKGRKTKRGLRK from the exons ATGGAGAAGGACATGACTGAGCTGCACACTCTGATCGACGCTCACTTTGAGAAGCgtaagaaagaggaagaggagctcgTTACCCTCACAGATCGCATC GAGACTCGCAGGTCAGACAGAGCAGACCAGATGAAGATaagatcagagagagacagagaacggCAGAACAAACAAGCT GAAGAGAAAGccagaaaagaagaggaagaggcgaAGAAGAAAGCAGAAGTTGATGCAAGGAAGAAGATGATTCTGTCCAACTTGAGCTTCACTGGATACAAG GAAACACAGCCTGGCCCAAAAAAACAGacggaaagagaaaagaagaagaagatcctAAATGATCGACGCAAAGAATTAAATGTTGATCACATGAAGGAGGAGAAACTCCG GGAAAAAGCCAAAGAACTGTGGGACTGGTTGCGTCAGCTGGAGGCCGAGAAATTTGAACTTCAATACACGCAGGCGAAGCAAAAGTATGAG GTCACCGTGCTGAGAAACCGAGTCAGTGACCATCAGAAAGT TTCAAAGGGCAGAAAAACCAAGCGTGGCCTGAGGAAGTAA